In Herbaspirillum seropedicae, a single window of DNA contains:
- a CDS encoding OsmC family protein, with translation MAHVTLHNAAGYAQDIKARIHQLKSDEPESNGGKDTGPAPYELLLAALASCTSLTLRMYADRKGWDLGSISVDAHFGRDDSGLETITRKISFGNTLSQEQLTRLAEICEKTPVTKTIRQGTAIQTSMA, from the coding sequence ATGGCCCACGTCACCCTGCACAACGCCGCCGGCTACGCCCAGGACATCAAGGCGCGCATCCACCAGCTCAAGTCCGACGAACCCGAAAGCAATGGCGGCAAGGACACCGGCCCCGCGCCTTATGAGCTGCTGCTGGCTGCGCTGGCCTCCTGCACCTCGCTGACCCTGCGCATGTACGCCGACCGCAAGGGCTGGGACCTGGGCAGCATCTCGGTGGACGCCCACTTCGGACGCGATGACAGCGGCCTGGAAACCATCACCCGCAAGATCAGCTTCGGCAATACTCTGTCCCAGGAACAACTGACCCGCCTGGCCGAGATCTGCGAAAAGACCCCGGTCACCAAGACCATCCGCCAAGGCACCGCCATTCAGACATCGATGGCGTAA